The Candidatus Nanohalococcus occultus genome contains a region encoding:
- a CDS encoding translation initiation factor IF-6, translating into MIERYNYEGEPTVGFAATVTPEYAIYPPEFKRKDFFEAKSVETFITRTKLPGLFTAGNSNCILVPEGLSNIEQKKMEESEVAFEVINSRRNALGNMILANDKGALISPRLEEVKDEIEDALEVPVKIGTIAGIPNPGVAAAANNKGALLHREATEEDAELVSEVLDVERVDIGSINMGSPYIGSGMICDDENVLVGEESTGPEIGRIDRTLHVEEQ; encoded by the coding sequence ATGATTGAACGTTACAACTACGAAGGCGAGCCAACCGTTGGCTTCGCCGCCACAGTAACGCCTGAGTACGCGATCTATCCTCCAGAGTTCAAGCGGAAGGATTTTTTCGAAGCAAAGTCAGTAGAGACCTTTATCACTCGGACAAAGCTTCCAGGTCTTTTCACCGCAGGTAACTCGAACTGTATCCTGGTTCCTGAAGGACTTTCCAACATCGAACAGAAGAAGATGGAAGAATCTGAGGTAGCCTTCGAGGTAATCAACTCAAGGAGAAATGCTTTAGGTAACATGATACTGGCCAACGACAAAGGCGCTTTAATCTCCCCGAGACTTGAAGAGGTCAAAGACGAGATCGAAGACGCACTGGAGGTGCCTGTCAAGATCGGTACGATCGCAGGAATACCTAATCCCGGAGTTGCCGCAGCAGCCAACAACAAAGGCGCATTACTACACCGTGAAGCAACCGAAGAAGACGCCGAGCTAGTCTCAGAAGTACTAGATGTTGAACGAGTAGATATCGGCTCCATCAACATGGGATCGCCCTACATTGGATCTGGAATGATCTGTGACGATGAAAACGTCTTGGTCGGAGAGGAAAGTACCGGACCGGAGATCGGAAGGATCGATAGAACTCTTCACGTAGAAGAGCAGTAA
- the thrS gene encoding threonine--tRNA ligase, with protein MIEVELPDGSKLEMEENSTVEDVAYKIGEGLGNDTKAGKINGELVAKEETVSDGDKIHIVTPSSEEYLEVLRHSAAHVFAQALKRIHPEAKLTIGPSTDEGFYYDVADVELEQEDLREIEEEMEKIIEEDLEIKRVDGMLRSKAQAFFSDNKYKREILEEEAAGGNRVTFYEQGEFKDLCKGPHVDSTGEIGGFKLLNIAGAYWRGDEENEMLTRVYGTAFADESDLDEFLELREEAQKRDHRKIGKEMNLFSIPEVTGPGLPLYHPNGQTVISELRGFVDNMNKDQGYDFVETPHLFRTELWKESGHYENYRDDMFLLEVGDEEYGLKPMNCPGHATIFKQQSWSYKDLPVRYAENGKVYRKEQRGELSGLSRVWSFTIDDAHLFVRPDQIKQEILQIMENIEKVLKTFNMEAEYFLATRPEKSVGSDEIWNKSEDALREVLEELDLEYGVEEGDGAFYGPKIDVAFEDALGREWDGPTVQLDFNMPERFDLTYTGENNEDQRPVMIHRALYGSYERFMMVLIEQFEGSFPTWLAPEQVRILPVSDDSLEYAREVKEKLDGFRVEVEDRSWTVGKKIQNAHDDKVPYMLIVGDDEEENRTVSVRDRFENEESDVPIEEFGTHLAEEVADKRLEPDFIE; from the coding sequence TAGCATACAAGATCGGAGAAGGCCTAGGAAACGACACCAAAGCCGGAAAGATCAACGGAGAGCTAGTCGCAAAAGAAGAGACCGTAAGCGACGGAGATAAAATACATATCGTCACTCCAAGCAGCGAAGAGTACCTGGAAGTTCTACGCCATAGCGCCGCACACGTATTCGCACAGGCACTGAAACGAATCCATCCGGAAGCAAAGCTTACAATTGGGCCTTCCACGGATGAAGGATTCTACTACGATGTAGCCGATGTAGAACTCGAACAGGAAGACCTGCGAGAGATCGAAGAGGAGATGGAAAAGATTATCGAAGAAGACCTCGAGATCAAAAGAGTTGATGGGATGCTTAGGAGTAAAGCACAAGCATTCTTCTCAGATAATAAGTACAAGCGGGAAATCCTTGAAGAAGAGGCAGCTGGAGGGAACCGAGTCACGTTCTATGAACAAGGAGAGTTCAAGGACCTGTGTAAAGGCCCTCACGTCGATTCAACCGGGGAGATCGGCGGCTTCAAGTTATTGAATATCGCAGGTGCTTACTGGCGCGGCGATGAAGAAAACGAGATGCTAACAAGGGTTTACGGAACCGCTTTCGCAGACGAAAGCGATCTGGATGAGTTCCTTGAACTGAGAGAGGAGGCTCAGAAGAGAGATCACCGTAAGATCGGGAAGGAGATGAATCTTTTCTCAATACCGGAGGTTACAGGTCCAGGTCTTCCGCTTTACCATCCGAACGGCCAGACAGTTATCTCGGAGCTGAGAGGCTTCGTTGACAACATGAATAAAGATCAGGGCTATGACTTTGTGGAAACACCTCATCTGTTCCGAACGGAGCTGTGGAAAGAGTCCGGTCATTACGAAAACTACCGGGACGATATGTTCCTGCTGGAAGTAGGTGACGAAGAGTACGGTCTGAAACCTATGAACTGTCCGGGTCATGCCACAATTTTCAAACAGCAGTCCTGGAGCTACAAGGACCTGCCGGTCCGGTACGCAGAGAACGGGAAGGTCTACCGGAAGGAACAGCGCGGCGAACTGTCCGGTCTCTCAAGGGTCTGGTCGTTTACAATCGATGATGCTCACCTGTTCGTACGGCCTGATCAGATCAAACAGGAGATTCTACAGATAATGGAAAACATCGAGAAAGTCTTAAAGACCTTTAATATGGAAGCTGAGTACTTTCTCGCGACAAGACCGGAAAAATCCGTTGGAAGCGATGAGATCTGGAACAAGTCAGAAGACGCCTTACGTGAGGTACTAGAAGAACTAGATCTCGAGTACGGCGTTGAGGAAGGAGACGGGGCCTTTTACGGTCCAAAGATCGATGTGGCCTTCGAAGACGCTCTCGGAAGGGAGTGGGATGGTCCGACAGTACAGCTTGACTTTAACATGCCAGAAAGATTCGATCTAACTTACACAGGGGAGAACAACGAAGATCAGCGACCGGTCATGATCCACCGTGCGCTTTATGGAAGCTACGAGCGTTTCATGATGGTATTAATCGAGCAGTTTGAAGGAAGTTTCCCAACATGGCTGGCACCGGAACAGGTTAGAATTCTGCCGGTCAGCGATGACTCACTTGAATACGCCAGAGAAGTCAAGGAGAAACTGGATGGGTTCCGCGTTGAAGTCGAGGACCGTTCATGGACGGTCGGCAAGAAGATCCAGAACGCTCACGACGATAAGGTTCCTTACATGCTGATCGTTGGAGATGACGAGGAAGAGAACCGAACGGTTTCCGTCAGGGACAGGTTTGAAAACGAAGAGTCCGATGTTCCGATCGAGGAGTTCGGAACCCACCTAGCCGAGGAGGTCGCGGACAAACGCTTGGAACCGGATTTCATCGAGTAA
- the rpl39e gene encoding 50S ribosomal protein L39e (part of the polypeptide exit tunnel in the 50S ribosomal complex), producing MSSNKSKAKKIRLAKAKKTAKSAPRWVSIKAFGMDKARKKTIKPRKSRHWRRNDTDE from the coding sequence ATGAGTTCCAACAAGTCAAAGGCAAAGAAGATAAGATTGGCGAAAGCTAAAAAGACAGCTAAGTCCGCACCAAGATGGGTTTCCATCAAAGCATTCGGTATGGACAAGGCACGGAAGAAGACGATCAAGCCACGCAAAAGCCGACATTGGAGAAGAAACGACACTGACGAATAA
- a CDS encoding 30S ribosomal protein S19e, giving the protein MVNVYDVKAEPLINAAANDLEDDFEAPDWTEFVKTGVGRERTPEQDNWYHIRSAAILRRIYTDGPLGVSKLRTIYGKRKNNGHAPEHHSKASGKVIRTALQNLEQAGYVETEEGEGRKITDEGKSFLDEKASSLV; this is encoded by the coding sequence ATGGTAAACGTATACGATGTCAAAGCCGAGCCTCTAATCAACGCAGCGGCAAACGATCTAGAGGATGATTTCGAAGCACCTGACTGGACGGAATTTGTAAAGACAGGTGTGGGAAGAGAAAGAACTCCGGAACAGGACAACTGGTATCACATTCGTTCCGCAGCAATCCTCAGAAGAATCTACACAGATGGACCTCTTGGAGTATCCAAGCTAAGGACTATCTACGGAAAACGAAAGAACAACGGACACGCACCAGAGCATCATTCAAAGGCTTCTGGAAAGGTTATCCGAACCGCTCTTCAGAACCTTGAACAAGCAGGTTACGTTGAGACAGAGGAAGGCGAAGGACGAAAGATCACAGACGAAGGAAAGAGCTTTCTGGACGAAAAAGCATCAAGCCTAGTTTAG
- a CDS encoding DNA-binding protein, whose amino-acid sequence MSDSEDELEKLREQKREQLQNQDGEDQAEQQRQQIKNQASKYLTSEAQSRLGNIRAADPEKASAIEMQLAQMGRAGRVKENSVTDERLKNILEQLSNEQSKNQGSIKFRR is encoded by the coding sequence ATGTCAGACTCCGAGGACGAACTGGAAAAGCTCCGTGAACAGAAACGCGAGCAGCTCCAGAACCAAGACGGTGAGGATCAAGCTGAGCAACAACGCCAGCAGATCAAAAACCAGGCCTCGAAGTACCTGACCTCAGAAGCACAGTCAAGACTGGGAAACATTCGAGCAGCGGATCCTGAGAAGGCATCCGCCATCGAGATGCAACTCGCCCAGATGGGACGCGCAGGACGCGTCAAGGAAAACTCGGTCACGGATGAACGACTGAAAAACATCCTGGAACAGCTCAGCAACGAGCAGTCGAAAAATCAAGGAAGTATAAAGTTTAGAAGGTGA
- a CDS encoding 50S ribosomal protein L31e (one of the proteins encircling the polypeptide exit tunnel in the ribozyme), with the protein MRMNISQAYAYPRNKRASKALAVLRRKLETKEGEIKVSNELNNVIWKRGVQKPPKRIDVVVEENDDGEKVAYPEE; encoded by the coding sequence ATGAGAATGAACATTTCACAGGCTTACGCATACCCGCGTAACAAGAGAGCAAGCAAAGCACTAGCTGTTCTGAGAAGAAAGCTAGAAACTAAAGAAGGAGAGATCAAGGTCAGCAACGAGCTGAACAACGTTATCTGGAAACGCGGAGTTCAGAAGCCTCCGAAACGGATCGACGTAGTCGTTGAGGAAAACGACGACGGCGAAAAAGTCGCTTACCCAGAAGAATGA